A genomic segment from Aliidongia dinghuensis encodes:
- a CDS encoding tyrosine-type recombinase/integrase yields the protein MPERITLPVLDALPDYIPSDIAKIVAHPNGFRTIADDDGIPIPAVGHFLRDQRSESTRNAYREDVAEFLLALMDSGGVEFADATFSHTLFTAYLKSLCTTLGQNGRKRRKSTVTRRMAGLRNFFEHAKEEGHIDVGFDWKRINRIPSDLFKASTISDAQRLLEGRSKKVRFIPTRHVARVLSEFGPTLSENSIVGDYWKPVRNRLTAEISYSCGTRIDEITHLLVNQIPRPRQFSPDRAYDPDFEFWLREQPSVPVRLAWTKRLVERTCLVPADLQWAIWWYIEVERAAVLEDARKRLGRDEWQRRCFDKTGRHGWLFLNGSAAADAYVGGRFTANALSKIMAKCVVRAGLFKEEAIPDPESGEPILEIVPNYSFHDWRHTFAILQYLSKWIHGGRTKAAEDAAIRHVQTLLGHASPETTRNWYLDVARACEAEISDRFENRFAGLRGIA from the coding sequence ATGCCCGAACGCATCACGCTTCCGGTGTTGGATGCCCTGCCGGACTACATCCCGTCCGATATCGCCAAAATCGTCGCCCATCCCAACGGATTTCGAACGATTGCCGATGACGATGGAATTCCGATTCCTGCCGTTGGTCATTTCCTGCGGGATCAACGCTCAGAATCGACGAGAAACGCCTATCGCGAAGACGTCGCTGAGTTCCTGCTCGCGCTAATGGACTCGGGCGGTGTCGAGTTCGCGGACGCGACTTTCTCCCACACGCTCTTCACCGCGTACCTGAAGTCACTTTGCACCACACTCGGCCAGAACGGTCGGAAGCGTCGCAAAAGTACGGTGACAAGACGAATGGCCGGGCTAAGGAACTTCTTCGAGCATGCCAAAGAAGAGGGTCACATCGACGTCGGGTTCGATTGGAAACGGATCAACCGAATACCCAGCGACTTGTTTAAGGCGTCCACGATCTCCGACGCCCAACGTCTTCTGGAAGGACGCTCGAAGAAGGTTCGGTTCATACCGACCAGGCACGTCGCCCGTGTCCTGAGCGAATTCGGACCAACACTGAGCGAAAACAGCATCGTCGGCGATTATTGGAAGCCCGTTCGAAACAGGCTGACGGCTGAAATATCCTACAGCTGCGGGACTCGCATCGATGAGATTACTCATCTGCTGGTGAACCAGATTCCCAGGCCGCGCCAATTCAGTCCCGACCGGGCCTACGATCCTGACTTCGAGTTTTGGCTGCGCGAGCAACCTTCTGTGCCTGTCAGGCTTGCATGGACCAAGCGATTGGTCGAGCGTACGTGCTTAGTTCCGGCCGACCTGCAGTGGGCCATCTGGTGGTACATCGAGGTCGAGCGTGCGGCTGTTCTGGAAGACGCGCGCAAACGGCTTGGTCGAGACGAATGGCAACGCCGATGCTTCGACAAAACGGGGCGTCACGGCTGGTTGTTCTTGAACGGATCGGCCGCTGCTGACGCTTACGTGGGCGGCCGATTCACTGCCAACGCTCTCAGTAAGATTATGGCCAAATGCGTGGTCCGGGCGGGGCTTTTCAAGGAAGAAGCAATCCCTGATCCTGAGAGTGGCGAGCCAATCCTGGAGATCGTCCCAAACTATAGCTTCCATGACTGGCGGCATACCTTTGCGATTCTACAGTACCTCAGCAAATGGATCCACGGCGGGCGAACCAAAGCGGCTGAGGATGCGGCCATCCGACACGTCCAAACTTTGCTGGGGCACGCATCGCCGGAAACGACGCGCAACTGGTACCTCGATGTGGCTCGCGCCTGCGAAGCCGAGATCTCCGACAGGTTCGAAAATCGGTTTGCTGGCCTGCGGGGTATTGCGTGA
- a CDS encoding tetratricopeptide repeat protein, producing MFTVAAKVTTIWGAICVIAIAVFYYKKNKNDNIYKMIKSARPSDRPDLVRQYIGTLGFDVGKLSTIQTYRLLIRKAEASGRFFTRSIALSVLGVGVSIFGTLFFLSKSHLDLTISTPTTVANPSTFSESVTPGPDKPVRAKDDSTPSLAQETRGGKEPESRNNVAVSFKYIDSSDLSEKDYDGELYVDGRSVSGAAGAGSGYSAYRFELISGRPVVLELRPRGEVVPIRKERVAANFLVTLNCPERTLYTPFSPEKINLPAVNLAREALDHEADCAEIDKSLQMWKFYDSTLDSKTSRPEWGREKIEYFPEVVKYNYARALYESCKDLAYEEECEKALQAFSDLTPDTLKKAAVSKHEKPFVKSDIQARMAQIFYAKLKQSYADQKWDDVIALAKEIISKYPAEGEAWRSVGVPMARIRDDAVNAYLRLAENHSKDACIYLRDAKLYNGKELNWPQERGANASYINELWSGHKCS from the coding sequence ATGTTTACAGTTGCTGCTAAGGTTACAACCATATGGGGCGCTATTTGCGTAATTGCAATCGCCGTATTCTATTATAAGAAGAACAAAAACGATAATATTTATAAAATGATCAAATCGGCACGTCCCTCGGATAGGCCGGATCTGGTGAGGCAGTATATCGGAACTCTCGGTTTTGATGTTGGGAAGCTGTCCACGATTCAGACTTATAGGCTGTTAATTCGGAAGGCAGAAGCTTCTGGGCGCTTTTTTACGAGATCCATCGCCCTTTCAGTGTTGGGAGTCGGTGTGTCAATATTTGGAACATTGTTCTTTTTATCCAAATCGCATCTGGATTTAACGATCTCAACTCCGACTACTGTCGCTAATCCATCGACCTTCTCTGAATCCGTAACGCCTGGCCCGGACAAGCCTGTTCGCGCCAAAGATGATTCTACACCAAGTCTTGCTCAGGAGACGCGAGGCGGTAAGGAACCGGAAAGTAGGAATAATGTAGCTGTGTCTTTTAAGTATATTGATAGCTCTGACTTGTCAGAAAAGGATTATGACGGCGAGCTATACGTAGACGGCAGAAGTGTCAGTGGCGCCGCTGGCGCTGGATCGGGGTATTCTGCGTATCGCTTCGAACTTATAAGTGGAAGGCCTGTTGTTCTCGAACTAAGGCCGCGTGGAGAGGTGGTGCCGATCAGAAAAGAGAGGGTGGCGGCAAATTTTTTGGTCACACTCAATTGCCCAGAGCGGACACTGTATACGCCGTTTTCTCCAGAAAAAATAAATTTACCCGCCGTTAATTTGGCGAGAGAGGCGCTTGACCACGAGGCTGACTGCGCTGAGATTGATAAATCTCTGCAGATGTGGAAGTTTTACGATTCTACTCTCGATTCCAAAACGAGCAGACCCGAATGGGGAAGAGAAAAAATAGAATATTTTCCGGAAGTTGTTAAGTATAACTATGCTCGGGCGTTGTACGAATCGTGCAAAGACCTTGCTTACGAGGAAGAGTGCGAGAAGGCATTGCAGGCGTTCAGCGACCTCACGCCGGATACTCTAAAGAAGGCGGCTGTCTCTAAACACGAAAAGCCGTTCGTTAAGAGCGATATACAGGCAAGAATGGCTCAAATTTTTTACGCGAAGCTCAAGCAAAGTTATGCCGATCAGAAATGGGATGATGTGATCGCTTTGGCAAAAGAGATTATAAGTAAGTATCCGGCCGAGGGCGAAGCTTGGAGATCGGTGGGCGTGCCGATGGCGAGAATACGTGATGATGCTGTGAACGCATATCTCAGATTGGCTGAAAACCACTCTAAGGATGCCTGTATTTATCTCAGAGATGCGAAATTATATAACGGAAAAGAGCTGAATTGGCCCCAAGAGAGAGGGGCTAATGCGAGTTACATTAATGAGTTGTGGTCTGGGCATAAGTGTTCATGA